The nucleotide sequence ATGCCGAGGCCAGCTTCGTACTGGCCCGGGTTGTTGATCCGGCCGGAGAGGGAGTAGATCATCGGCCCGGAGGACTTCTCCGTGCCCATGCTCTTCCACCAGGCCGCCCCGCCCAGCACGATGTACGGCACGCTGGCGATGGTGCCGACGTTGTTGACCACGGTCGGGCAGGCGTAGAGGCCGTGCGTCGCCGGGAACGGTGGGCGCAGCCGGGGCTGGCCCCGGAACCCCTCCAGCGAGTCCAGCAGCGCCGTCTCCTCGCCGCAGATGTACGCCCCGGCCCCGCTGTGCACCACCAGCTCCAGGTCGAAGCCGCTGCCGAGGATGTTCTCCCCGAGGTAACCGGCCCGGTACGCCTCCTGCACGGCGTTGCGCAGCCGGCGGGCCGCGTGCACCGCCTCGCCCCGGATGTAGATGTAGGCGCGGTTGGCCCGGATCGCGTACGAGGCGATGATCACGCCCTCGACCAGCGAGTGCGGGTCGTGGGTCATCAGCGGCAGGTCCTTGCAGGTGCCCGGCTCGCCCTCGTCGGCGTTGACCACCAGGTAGTGCGGCTTGCCGTCACCCTGCGGGATGAAGCCCCACTTGAGCCCGGTCGGGAAGCCGGCGCCGCCCCGGCCGCGCAGGCCGGAGTCCTTGACGAGCTGGATCAGGTCGTCCGGGTGGGCACCGAGCGCCTTGCGCAGCGCCGCGTAGCCGTCCAGCCGCTCGTAGACGTCGAGCCGCCAGGCGTCCGGCGACAGCCAGCGCTTGGTGAGCACCGGGGTCAGCTTCTCCAGCGTCTCCCGTCGAGGCGTCGTGGTCACTCTCCAGCCTCCTTCAGCGAGCGCTGCTGCGCGTCCGTACCGCCGTCACCGGCCGGCTTGGCGTCGCTGGCCGGCTGGTTCGCGGCGGCGCCGGCCGCCTCGGCGGCCTTCGCGTCGCCCGGTCCGGCCGGGGCGCCGTCGACCGGCGTCTTCGTTCCGGGCGCGTCCGGTACGGCGGTCTTCGCGTCCGGGTTCCGGGTCTCGGCGGTGCGGATCTGCGGCGACTTGTCGTCCGGCGACTTCACGTCCGGCGCGGTGCTGCCGGTGGCGGCGGCCGGCCGGGTGGTCGCCGGGGCCGGCTTGTCACCGGTCTGGCTGCCCTTGATCGGGGTGTTCGGGTCGTAGCCGGCGACCGAGATGCCGTGCTGCTGGGCCAGCTTCAGCCCGGCCAGCGTCGGGTCGCCGGCCAGTCCGTCGGCCACCGCCTCGGCGCGCGGGTCGGCGAAGCCGGCCAGTTGCAGCGACATCTCCTTGAGGGTGCAGAGCCGGCCGCCCCGGCTGGGCTGCGGGCGGCCGCCCGCGCGCAGCTCGTTGACGAGCGCGACCGCGGTGTCCGGGTCGACCTGGTCGAAGAAGTCGTAGTTGACGGTCATCACCGGGCCGTAGTCGCAGGCCGCCAGGCACTCGGCGTGCTCGAGGGTGATCCTGCCGTCGGCGGTGGTCTCGTCGTGCCCGACCCCGAGCTGCTCGGTGAGCGCGTCGTAGACCTGCTGCCCGCCGAGCACGTTGCACATGGTGTTGGTGCAGACGCTCACCAGCCAGTCGCCGGTCGGCCGGCGCTTGTACATGGTGTAGAAGGTGGCGACGGCGCCGACCTGCGCCTTGTTCAGCCCGAGTACGTCGGCGCAGAACTCCACCCCGGCCGGGGAGACGTAACCCTCCTCGGACTGCACCAGGTGCAGCAGCGGCAGCAGCGCCGAGCGGGACCGGTCGGCCGGGTAGCGGGCGACGATCTCCGCCGCCCGCTCGTCGAGCTTCGCGTGCAGGTCGGCGCTGCGGGTCGGGCCGCCGCCGGTGCCGTTGCGCTGCGCCGGCACCTCGGAGCCGACGACCAGGTCGTCGAGCCTAGACGCCGCGTTGCCAAAACTCTCGGTCATTAGCGATCACACCCACCCATCACCGGGTCCAGCGACGCGCCGCCCGCGATCACGTCCGCGATCAGGCCGCCCTCGGCCATCGCCGGCAGCGCCTGGAGGTTGACGAAGCTGGGCTCGCGGTAGTGCACCCGGTACGGCCGGGTGCCCCCGTCGGAGACCGCGTGCACGCCCAGCTCGCCCCGGGGCGACTCGATCGCGACGTAGACCTGGCCCGGAGGCACCCGGAAGCCCTCGGTGACCAGCTTGAAGTGGTGGATCAGCGACTCCATCGACTGGCCCATGATCTTGGCGACGTGCTCCAGCGAGTTGCCCATCCCGTCGACGCCGATGGCGAGCTGTGCCGGCCAGGCGATCTTCTTGTCGGCCACCATGATCGGGCCGGGGCGGAGCTTGTCGAGCGCCTGCTCGACGAGCTTGAGCGACTCCCGCATCTCGGCCATCCGGACCAGGTAGCGGCCCCAGACGTCGGCGCTCTCCGTGGTCGGCACGTCGAACTCGTAGTTCTCGTAACCGCAGTACGGCATGGTCTTGCGGATGTCCCAGGCCAGGCCCGCCGAGCGGAGCACCGGGCCGGTGACGCCGAGCGCCACGCAGCCGGTCACGTCCAGCACGCCGACGTCCTTGGTCCGCTCCAGCCAGATCGGCTGGCCGGAGAGCATGTCCTCGTATTCCTTGAGCCGCTTCGGCAGCAGCTTCAGGAACTCGCGGATCTTGACGATCGCCTCGTCCGGGATGTCCTGGGCGACCCCGCCCGGCCGGACGTACGCCATGTTCATCCGCAGGCCGGTGATCAGCTCGAAGATCTCCAGCACGTACTCCCGCTCGCGGAAGCCGTAGAGCATCACGTTGACCGCGCCCAGCTCCATCGCGGTGGTGGCGATCCAGACCAGGTGCGAGGAGATCCGGTTCAGCTCCATCATCAGCACCCGGATCGTGGTGGCCCGCTCGGTCACCTCGTCGGTGATGCCGAGCAGCTTCTCCACTGCCAGGCTGTACGCCGTCTCGTTGAACAGCGGCGACAGGTAGTCCATCCGGGTCACGAACGTGCTGCCCTGCACCCAGTTGCGGTATTCGAGGTTCTTCTCGATCCCGGTGTGCAGATAGCCGACCACCGCCCGGGCCTCCCGGACGGTCTCGCCCTCCAGCTCCAGGATCAGCCGGAGCACGCCGTGCGTCGACGGGTGCTGCGGACCCATGTTGACGATGAGCCGCTCGTCGTTGATCGGGTCGTGTCCGCTCACCACCTGGTCCCAGTCGCCACCGGTGACGGTGAAGACCCGACCCTCGGTGGTCTCCCGGGACTCGGCGTAGCTCGGATTCGTCGAGGTGCTCATTGGTACGTCCTCCGCTGGTCCGGCGGTGGGATCTCGGCGCCCTTGTACTCGACCGGTACGCCACCGAGCGGGTAGTCCTTGCGCTGCGGGTGGCCCTCCCAGTCGTCCGGCATCAGGATCCGGGTCATCCCGGGGTGGCCGTCGAAGACGACGCCGAACATGTCGTACGTCTCCCGCTCCTGCCAGTCCGCCGTCGGATAGACCGAGGTCACGCTCGGCACCCGGGGCTCCTCGGCGGTCACCGCGACCTCCAGCCGGAGCTGCCGGCGGTAGGTCATCGAGGTGAGCTGGTAGACGACGTGCAACCGGCGGGCGTCGGAGCCGAGGTAGTCGACCCCGGAGACCGACGAGCAGAGTTCGAAGCGGAGCGCCTGGTCGTCCCGGAGCACCTGGCAGACCTCGGCGATCCGCTCCGGCCGGACGTGCAGGGTCAGCTCGCCCCGGTCCACCACGACCTTCTCGATCGCGTCGGCGAAGCCCGGGTACGCCTCCTCCAGCGCGTCGGCGACCTCGTCGAAGTAGCCGCCGTACGGCCGGGGGCTGCCGACCACGTCGACCCGCGGCCGGACCAGCCCGCCGAAGCCGGAGGTGTCGCCGCTGCCGTGGATGCCGAACATGCCGCGTCCGGCCCCGCTGGCCGGCGGGAACTCGGCCGGCGCCCCGCTGGTCGCCCCGATCGGCGGCCGGGCCACCGGCACCCCGCCGCCGGGCTGCTCGCTGGTCTTGTTGGGCGGGTTTCCATTGGGCTCGCTCACCGGTCAGCCCTTCCCACCAGGTGGTTCTGTGCCTTCATCCAGTTCTCGATCCGGAGCTGCTCCTCGCGCCCCTCGGCGACCGCCCGGGTCCACTCGGCCCGCCGCACCTTGTCGTTGTGGTACGACGACGGCATCGAACCGGGCGTCACCAGCGGCATGTCGCCGCGCGCCCGGCGGGCCTCGAGCATCTTGCGGCCGTTCGGGCCGAGCGGCTCGTGGCCGATCTTCTCGCGCAGCTTGAGGATCGCGTCGATGAGCATCTCCGGCCGGGGCGGGCAGCCCGGCAGGTACATGTCGACCGGCACGACGTGGTCGACGCCCTGCACGATCGCGTAGTTGTTGAACATGCCGCCGCTGCTGGCGCAGACGCCCATCGAGAGCACCCATCGGGGCTCGGCCATCTGGTCGTAGATCTGGCGCAGCACCGGGGCCATCTTCTGGCTGACCCGGCCGGCCACGATCATCAGGTCGGCCTGCCGCGGCGAGGCACGGAACACCTCCATGCCCCAGCGACCGAGGTCGTAGTGGGAGCCACCGGCCGCCATCATCTCGATCGCGCAGCAGGCCAGCCCGAAGGTGGCACCCCAGAACGACGACTTCCGGGACCAGTTGACCAGCTTCTCGACCGACGTGAGCAGGATCCCGGACGGGAGCTTCTCCTCGATACCCATCGAACGACCTCCCTCAGTCCCAGTCCAGGCCGCCACGCCGCCAGACATAGGCGTACGCGACGAAGACCGCGACGATGAACAGCACCATCTCCACGAAGCCGAACAGCCCGAGCATGTCGAAGTTGACCGCCCAGGGGTACAGGAAGATGATCTCGATGTCGAAGATAATGAACAGCATCGCTGTCAGGTAGAACTTGATCGGGAACCGGCCGCCGCCGACCGGCTGCGGGCTCGGCTCGATGCCACACTCGTACGCCTCGAGCTTGGCTTTGTTGTAGCGCCGGGGGCCGGCGAAGCGCGCCGCGGCGACGGAGAACAGCGCGAACCCCGCGGCGAGGGCGAACAGCCCGATGATGGGTACGTACGGCGAGAGCGACATCGTTTTCCCCTGCTCGTCCTTCCCGGCCCTCGGTCAATTTCCGAATTCACACTATTCACAGTCCTCCGGGCGACGCTGCCCGGGGTGCCGCTGGTGCCCCCCACCGGGGCCGACGCCGGCTCACACGGCCGGAGCCACCTTCGTCATCGCGTTGATGACCCGGTCCATCGCGTCCCCGCCGCGCGGATCGGTGAGGTTCGCCAGCAGCTTGAGCACGAACCGCATCAGGGTCGGGTGCGGCATCCCGTGCTTGGTGGCGAGCCGCATCACCTGCGGGTTGCCGATCATCTTCACGAAGATGTTGCCGAGCCGGTAGTAGCCGCCGTACCGGGCCTTCAGCTCGGCGGGGTAGCCGGCCAGCGCGCGTTCCCGCTCGGCTCCCGCCGGGCGGGCCAGCGCCTGCGTCATGATCTCGGCGGCGAGTTCGCCGGACTCCATCGCGTACGCGATGCCCTCGCCGTTGAACGGGTTGACCATCCCGCCGGAGTCGCCGACCAGCAGCACGCCCCGGGTGTAGTGCGGTACCCGGTTGAAGCCCATCGGCAGGGCTGCGCCGAGGATCGGGCCGTCCGCGTTGGCCTCGTCGGTCATCCCCCACTCGGCCGGGGTGTTGGCGAGCCAGTCGACGAGCAGCCGGCGGTAGTTGGTCTTGCCGAACGCGGCCGAGGAGTTCAGCGCGCCGAGCCCGACGTTGACCCGGCCGTCGCCCATCCCGAAGATCCAGCCGTACCCGGGCAGCAGCTTGTCCGGGTGCTCCTTGCTGCGCAGCTCCAGCCACGACTCCAGGTAGTCGTCGTCGTGCTTGGCGGGCGAGCGGTA is from Micromonospora sp. WMMD1102 and encodes:
- the nuoF gene encoding NADH-quinone oxidoreductase subunit NuoF — encoded protein: MTTTPRRETLEKLTPVLTKRWLSPDAWRLDVYERLDGYAALRKALGAHPDDLIQLVKDSGLRGRGGAGFPTGLKWGFIPQGDGKPHYLVVNADEGEPGTCKDLPLMTHDPHSLVEGVIIASYAIRANRAYIYIRGEAVHAARRLRNAVQEAYRAGYLGENILGSGFDLELVVHSGAGAYICGEETALLDSLEGFRGQPRLRPPFPATHGLYACPTVVNNVGTIASVPYIVLGGAAWWKSMGTEKSSGPMIYSLSGRINNPGQYEAGLGITLRELIELAGGMQAGHELRFWTPGGSSTPLLTAEHLDVPLDFEGVAAAGSILGTTATQIFSDQDCPVYATYRWLEFYHHESCGKCTPCREGNYWMVRTYRRILAGQGTHEDLDTLLDTCDNILGRSFCGLGDGATSPVTSSLQYFKQDYLDYIEGRTAPKLSEKTLVGAH
- the nuoE gene encoding NADH-quinone oxidoreductase subunit NuoE, with amino-acid sequence MTESFGNAASRLDDLVVGSEVPAQRNGTGGGPTRSADLHAKLDERAAEIVARYPADRSRSALLPLLHLVQSEEGYVSPAGVEFCADVLGLNKAQVGAVATFYTMYKRRPTGDWLVSVCTNTMCNVLGGQQVYDALTEQLGVGHDETTADGRITLEHAECLAACDYGPVMTVNYDFFDQVDPDTAVALVNELRAGGRPQPSRGGRLCTLKEMSLQLAGFADPRAEAVADGLAGDPTLAGLKLAQQHGISVAGYDPNTPIKGSQTGDKPAPATTRPAAATGSTAPDVKSPDDKSPQIRTAETRNPDAKTAVPDAPGTKTPVDGAPAGPGDAKAAEAAGAAANQPASDAKPAGDGGTDAQQRSLKEAGE
- a CDS encoding NADH-quinone oxidoreductase subunit D; this translates as MSTSTNPSYAESRETTEGRVFTVTGGDWDQVVSGHDPINDERLIVNMGPQHPSTHGVLRLILELEGETVREARAVVGYLHTGIEKNLEYRNWVQGSTFVTRMDYLSPLFNETAYSLAVEKLLGITDEVTERATTIRVLMMELNRISSHLVWIATTAMELGAVNVMLYGFREREYVLEIFELITGLRMNMAYVRPGGVAQDIPDEAIVKIREFLKLLPKRLKEYEDMLSGQPIWLERTKDVGVLDVTGCVALGVTGPVLRSAGLAWDIRKTMPYCGYENYEFDVPTTESADVWGRYLVRMAEMRESLKLVEQALDKLRPGPIMVADKKIAWPAQLAIGVDGMGNSLEHVAKIMGQSMESLIHHFKLVTEGFRVPPGQVYVAIESPRGELGVHAVSDGGTRPYRVHYREPSFVNLQALPAMAEGGLIADVIAGGASLDPVMGGCDR
- a CDS encoding NADH-quinone oxidoreductase subunit C, whose translation is MSEPNGNPPNKTSEQPGGGVPVARPPIGATSGAPAEFPPASGAGRGMFGIHGSGDTSGFGGLVRPRVDVVGSPRPYGGYFDEVADALEEAYPGFADAIEKVVVDRGELTLHVRPERIAEVCQVLRDDQALRFELCSSVSGVDYLGSDARRLHVVYQLTSMTYRRQLRLEVAVTAEEPRVPSVTSVYPTADWQERETYDMFGVVFDGHPGMTRILMPDDWEGHPQRKDYPLGGVPVEYKGAEIPPPDQRRTYQ
- a CDS encoding NADH-quinone oxidoreductase subunit B, whose protein sequence is MGIEEKLPSGILLTSVEKLVNWSRKSSFWGATFGLACCAIEMMAAGGSHYDLGRWGMEVFRASPRQADLMIVAGRVSQKMAPVLRQIYDQMAEPRWVLSMGVCASSGGMFNNYAIVQGVDHVVPVDMYLPGCPPRPEMLIDAILKLREKIGHEPLGPNGRKMLEARRARGDMPLVTPGSMPSSYHNDKVRRAEWTRAVAEGREEQLRIENWMKAQNHLVGRADR
- a CDS encoding NADH-quinone oxidoreductase subunit A — protein: MSLSPYVPIIGLFALAAGFALFSVAAARFAGPRRYNKAKLEAYECGIEPSPQPVGGGRFPIKFYLTAMLFIIFDIEIIFLYPWAVNFDMLGLFGFVEMVLFIVAVFVAYAYVWRRGGLDWD
- a CDS encoding geranylgeranyl reductase family protein gives rise to the protein MSTLDSDADVIVVGAGPGGSTTAYHLARHGVRVLLLEKTEFPREKVCGDGLTPRAVKQLVKLGVDTSPEAGWLRNRGLRVIGGGVRLELDWPDLASFPNYGLVRTRLDFDDLLAKRAVEAGAELRTGMNVTGPVLDGDGRVVGVTAESGPEKAPATFRAPLVVAADGVSGRLPLALGLNKREDRPIGVAVRRYYRSPAKHDDDYLESWLELRSKEHPDKLLPGYGWIFGMGDGRVNVGLGALNSSAAFGKTNYRRLLVDWLANTPAEWGMTDEANADGPILGAALPMGFNRVPHYTRGVLLVGDSGGMVNPFNGEGIAYAMESGELAAEIMTQALARPAGAERERALAGYPAELKARYGGYYRLGNIFVKMIGNPQVMRLATKHGMPHPTLMRFVLKLLANLTDPRGGDAMDRVINAMTKVAPAV